TGTTTGCCGGCGGCAACTGCCTGCTGGTGGGTGTCCCGGGGCTGGCCAAGACGTTGCTCATCTCCACGCTGGCGCGGGCGCTCGACCTCAAGTTCTCGCGCATCCAGTTCACGCCCGATCTCATGCCGAGCGATGTGACTGGCACCGACGTCATCCAGGATGACCCGGCCACCGGACAGCGCCGATTGGCCTTCATGCCCGGGCCGGTGTTCGCCAACGTGCTGCTCGCCGACGAGATCAATCGCACCCCACCCAAGACCCAGGCGGCACTGCTGGAAGCCATGCAGGAACGGCGCGTCACCGTGCAGGGACGCACCTACGAGCTCGACAAGCCGTTCTTCGTCTTCGCCACGCAGAACCCCATCGAACTCGAGGGCACGTATCCCCTCCCGGAGGCGCAGCTCGACCGGTTCATGCTGGAGGTCATGCTGGACTACCTGCCGGAGGAAGACGAGGTGGCCGTGGTGAAGGCGACCACGGCACTGCCGCCGGAGGCGGTGCACCCGGTGGTGTCGAAGGAGGAAATCCTCGCGTACCAGCGGGTGGTACGCCGGCTGCCCATTGCCGATGCAGTCACGCGCTACGCCGTGAAGCTCGTGCGCTGCACGCGTCCCAGCGAGAGCGGCGCCCCCGACTACGTGAAGCAGTACGTGAGCTACGGCGCGTCGGTGCGCGCGGCCCAGGCCCTGGTGCTCGGGGCCAAGGCCCGCGCGCTGCTGCAGGGGCGGGCCAGTGCCGGATTCGACGATGTGAAGGCGCTGGCCCGTCCCGTGCTGCGACACCGCGTGCTCGTGAATTTCCAGGCGCAGTCGGAGAAGTTCACCACCGATGCCATGGTGGCGCGCCTGCTCGACTCGGTGTCCGTGCCCCGCTCCGCTCTCTGATTTCTGCGCCCGTGCCTGCCGCCCCTGCCGCCTTTCTCGACCCCGCACTGCTCGCGACGATCGCCGATCTCGCGCTGCTCGCGCGCACCGTCGTGGACGGCTTCATGCACGGGCAGCATCGCAGCCTGCGCAAGGGTTCGTCACTGGACTTCGCCGAGCATCGCTCGTACCAGCCCGGCGATGATCTCCGGCGCATCGACTGGCGCGTGTACGGGCGCACCGACCGGTTCTACATCAAGGAGTACGACGCCGACACCAACGCCAGTGTGCTCTTTGCCGTGGACACGTCGGGGAGCATGCAGTACGGCAGCGGTGCCGTGACCAAGTTCGCGTACGCCCGCATGCTGGTGGCGAGTCTGGCGTGGCTGTCGCAGTCCCAGGGGGACCGGGTGGGGCTGGCCACGTTCACGCAGGAGCTGGAAGAGGTCATCCCGCCGTCTGTGCGGCATCTCCAGCGCCTCCTGCATACGCTGGCCACCACGAAGGCGGGCGGCCCCAGCCAGCTGGTGGCGTCGCTGGGCAAGATCGGCCTGCTTTCGCAGCGGGCCGGGATCATCGTGCTGGTGACCGACTGCTATGAGCAGCCGGCGGCCCTTGGTCGCGCCGTGGATGCGCTGCGCATGCACGGCCACGACTGCATCGTCTTCCACGTGGTCGACCCCGCGGAACGTGACCTGCCGGGCGACGACGATACCACGTTCGAAGATGCGGAGAGTGGCGCCCTGCTGCCGCTCAAACCCCGCGTGCTGCGTGAGCAGTACCAGGCCCTGGTCACGGCGCATCATGCGGCACTGCAGGCCCGCCTGGCCGCGGCGGGCGCCGACTACGTGAGACTCGACACCAGCGAGCCACTCGACCGGGCCCTGCATGCGTACCTCGACGCGCGGCTCTCGCGCAGCCGCGTGCGATGAGCAGACGGCGATGAATTTCCTCGTTCCCGCCTTCCTCGCCGGGCTCGCCGCGCTGGTCGTGCCGCTCGTGCTGCACTTGCGGCACCGTGATCGCGACCGGCCGCAGCGATTTCCGTCGCTCATGTTCCTCGAGCAGATCACCATCCGCACGGAGCAACGGCAGCGGGTCAGCGATTGGCCGTTGCTGCTGCTCCGGCTGCTGCTGCTCGCGCTGCTGGTGTTCGCGTTCTCGCGGCCACTCTTCCGCGCGCGCGGTGTGGCGGGTACCGACTCGCGTTCGCGGGCCGTGGTGCTGCTCCTCGACCGTTCGCAGAGCATGGGGTACGAGGGCACCTGGGCCCGTGCGCTCGACTCGGCCCGCGCCGTGGTGGGGCGGCTGGGCACGGGGGATCGCATCGCGGTGGTGACATACGACGATCAGGCGGAAACCCGGCAGCGACTCACCACGGACCGGGCAGCCGTGCTGGCATCGCTCAACGGGCTGTCGCCGCGCCGTCGTGGCACTCGGCTGGCGCCGGCGCTGCGTGCAGCGCGCCAGCTGTTGCTCGACGCCCCGTTCGCGGCCGCGGAGATCCTGGTCATTTCCGACCTGCAGCGGGCCGGTGCGCTCGGTGTGGCCGGAGTGGAGCTGCCCGCGGGCGTGATGGTGCGCGGCATCCCGGTGGGACCGGCGTCATGGGAGAACGCCACGGTGCATGCCCTCGACGCGCGCCGTGTCGTGCAGGAGGCCCGCACGGTGCTGGCGGTGAAGGCACGGGTGCGCCGCCATGGCGGCGACGCGCCCATGGAGCGTACCGTGCACCTCGTGATCAACGGGCGTGATGCCGCGTCACGTACGGTCCCGGTGAGTGCGGGCGGCGAGACGGTGGTGACGTTCGATCCCGTGCCCGCCCCGGAGGGCGCGGTCGCCGTCCTGGTGGCCATGAGCCCCGATGCGCTCGCGGCCGACGACACGCTCGTGGCCGTCGTACCGCGTGATGACGAACTGGGCGTGCAGCTGTCGGGGGGTGGCGAAACGCTGTACTTCGAGCGCGCGCTGGGCATTGGTCGCGCACCGTCGGTGATGGTTTCGCGCCCCGGCGGGATGCCCGGCGGCAATGCCCGGCCGGCCGCGGTGCGTGTCTTCTGGGATGTGCTCCCCGATGCCACGCTCACACCATGGCTGGAGGAGGGCGGGGGCGCGATCGTAGTGGTCGGACGTCGGCTGGCCGAGCGTCGCGGGTCGGTGTCTCCGCTGCTCCCGGCATCGTTGGCCGGCACCGCCGACCGCCTGTCCGACCGTGGGGGAACGCTGCGCGAGGTGAGGACGGAGCATCCGCTCTTCGCTCCTTTCCGCGAAAACGCCGATGCGCTTGGCGCGGTACGGATGTTTCGCTACGCCCGACTCGATGCACAGCCGGACGCCGATGTGCTCGCGCGGTTCGACGACGGCCTGCCGGCAATCCTCGAACGGCAGGTCGGCAACGGCCGTCTCCTGCTGCTCGCGCTGCCGCTCGACAATACGGCCGGCGATTTCCCGCTCCAGCCCGCCTACCTGCCGTTCGTGCGACAGCTCGTGCTGCACACGTCCGGCCGCGATGCGGCGCCGCTTTGGCGCGGCACGGGCGACCGGTGGGCGCTCCCCGGCACACTCGCGGCACCGGTGGTCGAGTCGCCAGACGGAACGCTGCTCCGACCAACGGCCGACTCGCTGGGCGCGGCCGTGCCATTGGCCGATGCCGGTGTCTATCGCGCCTTTGCCAGTCAGGTGGGCGGAGAACCGGCGGCGCTGCTGGCGGTGAATGTGCCGACCTCGGAATCGGTGCTCACGCCCATGGACACGGCCGAACTCCTGCTTGGTGTGCAGGCGGGTGGTGCCACCGTGGCCTCGGACAGCGCGGCGCAGGGCAGCGCCGGTCCGCAGACCGACGAAGAGCTGGAGCGGCGGCAGTCGCCCTGGCGGGTGCTGCTGCTGCTGGCCCTGGTTGCCTTGACGCTTGAAACGGTGCTGGCCACACGCGGCCGGCGCGGCACCGCGCGACGGGTGGTCGCACAGCCGTCGACACGCCCGGGCGCGGAGCGCACCACATGATCGCCCGGTCAACGCACGCCGCGATTCCCATTCCGGAGCATCTCCTATGAGTCCCGACCGGCAGTTGCTCGTGACGCTGCACGCGCTGCGGAGGCAGTGGCGCCTGCGTGTACTGTGCGAATCGCTGGTGTGGCTTGCGGTCGCCACGGTCCTTGCCGTGGTGGCGGCGTGGGGGCTGCTGCGGCTCTTTGCGGGCAATGAGACGGGACCGACCATTGCCCGAGTAGTGGGCTACCTGCTGATCGCGGTCGCGCTTGTGCGCGGCCTGATCGTGCCGTTGCTGCGGCGCGCGTCGGATGAACGGTTCGCGCTGTACGTCGAAGAGCGCGAGCCCTCGTTGCGCCAGACACTGCTGGCCGCCGTGCAGGAAGCGCAGCTCCCCGAGGCGCAGCGTCCGTCGCCCACGCTGTCGGCGCGCGTGATGCAGCGGGCCGTGGCAGCGATTCGGCCACTCGAGTCCCGCATGGCACTCGAGCGTCCGCGGATCGTGCGCGCCATGCAGTCCTTCGGCGGTGTCGTCGCCGTCGCGGGGGCGCTGCTCTGGCTGGGGCCGCAGTCGGTGCGGGATGGAGCCCGCGTGCTTTTCGTACCCTTCGGGACGGCCCAGGCGGCCGTGCCGGTGCGTATGCTGGCCATCTCCCCCGGCAGCGTGAGTGTGCCGCGCGGCGGCGCCATCGAGGTGGAAGCGGGGCTGGTGGGGTTCGCGGCGTCGAGCGCCGAACTCGTGTTCCGAAGCGACAGCGCAGGCAACGACACCGGTGCGTGGCAACGCCTGCCCATGGCGCCCGACGCCGACTCGGCGCGGTTCCGGTCGCGACTGTTCGATATCGTCCAGCGCACCGAGTACTACGTGGAGTCTGCCGACGTGCGATCGGCAGTCTTCACGCTGACCGTGAACGACCTGCCTGCCGTGTCGCGGGTGTCGCTCGACCTCCGTTTTCCGGCATACAGTGGGCTGCCGCCGGAGAAGATCGAGGACACCGGCGACGTCGCGGCGGTGGTGGGGACGACCGTCACCGTTCGCGCGCGCGTCACCCGCGCGGTGGGTGGCGGCACGCTGCGCTTCGATGATGGACGGACGGTGGCGATGACGCGTGAAGGCGACAGCGCCCTTGTGGGCGCGTTCACGGTACGCCGCAGTGGCTTCTATCAGGTTGACCTCACCACAACCGATGGCACGACCGTTGCCGGCGCCGTGGAGTATGTCGTGGACGCGATCCCTGATCGCGCCCCCGTTGTGCGCATCGAGGAGCCGGGACGCGACACCAAGGTTCTGAACACGGATGAGGTCACGATTGCCCTGCAGGCAACCGATGATCTGGGGGTGACCGCTTTGGAGCTTCGCTACCGCGTGAACGGCGGCGAGGAGAAGCGTGTGCAGGTGACCGGGGGGGCGCGGCGCCCGCGGGATGCCCGCGGCGCCCATACGCTGTTCCTCGAGGAGCTCTCACTGCAGCCAGGCGATCTGGTGGCGTACCACGCCGTGGCCAGGGACGGTGCCGGGCTGGTGGGGAGCAGTGATGTGTATTTCCTGGAGGTGCGTCCCTTCGGCAAGGATTACCGACAGTCCGACCAGCGCGCGCAGCAAGCGCAGCAGGGCGGTGGTGGACAGCCTCAGGGGGATTCCCCCGATGGATTCGTGGCGCGCCAGCGCGACGTGGTGGCCGGCACCTTCAACTGGCTGCGCGACAGCGCGAGCACCAATGACAAGGTGCGTCGCGAGAACATGACGACGCTGGCCATTGCCGAAGGGCGCTTGCGTGAGGACGTGGAACAGCTGGTGAAGCGCCTGGCTGAGCGCGGCGTGGCAGCGCAGGACACGACCTTCGCGAAGATTCGCGGGGAACTGCAGCAGGCTGCGGTGGAACTCAAGGCCGCCGAGGAGCAGCTCGGACGTGTGCGTGGCAGCGGCGCGCTGCCCGCGGAGCAGCGGGCGCTGCAGCGCCTGCAACGCGCCGAGGCACTCTATCGCGACGTGCAGGTCCAGATGGGGGGCGGCGGTGGTGGCGGGGGCGGCGGCGGAGGTGGACAGCAGCGTGCCGAAGATCTGGCCGACCTCTTCGAACTGGAGAACGACAAGCAGCGCAATCAGTACGAAACCATGCAGCAGCAGCGCGCGGCGGATCCGTCGCAGCCTCAGGTCGACGAGACCCTCGAGAAGCTGCGGCAGCTCGCCAGCCGCCAGCAGCAGGAGAACGAGCGGTTGCAGCGCATGGCCGAGGCGATGCGGCAGCGGTTGGCGGAATCGGGTGGTGCCGCCGGCGGAGCCAGTGGCGGCTCCGCCAGCGGAGGCGCGCGACCGGGCGGCGCGAACGGCAACAGCAGCCAAAGCGGTGCACAGCGGGAGCTGGCGCGACAGGCGGAGGAGGAAGCACGCCGTCTTGAGCGGCTGGCGCGCGAGCAGAGCAATCCGGAGCTGCAGCGTGCGGCCGAGCAGTTGCAGCAGGCGGCCGACAACATGCGTCGTGCCGCCACCGGATCGGCGGCGCAGGGCAATGCCGCTCTCGAGGAGCTCAATCGCGCGGCGCGCAATCTGGAGGGGGCTCGGGCCTCGAGTACCTCACGCGGCGTGCAGCAGCTGGCCGACAAGGCGCGCCAGCTGGAAGAGCAGCAGCAGCAGATCCAGGAAGCGGTTCAGGGGCTACCCGAGGCCTCTCCCAGTGAGCGCGGGCAGCGCCTGCAGCAGTTGTCGCAGCAGAAGGACCGC
Above is a window of Gemmatimonas sp. DNA encoding:
- a CDS encoding DUF58 domain-containing protein, with the translated sequence MPAAPAAFLDPALLATIADLALLARTVVDGFMHGQHRSLRKGSSLDFAEHRSYQPGDDLRRIDWRVYGRTDRFYIKEYDADTNASVLFAVDTSGSMQYGSGAVTKFAYARMLVASLAWLSQSQGDRVGLATFTQELEEVIPPSVRHLQRLLHTLATTKAGGPSQLVASLGKIGLLSQRAGIIVLVTDCYEQPAALGRAVDALRMHGHDCIVFHVVDPAERDLPGDDDTTFEDAESGALLPLKPRVLREQYQALVTAHHAALQARLAAAGADYVRLDTSEPLDRALHAYLDARLSRSRVR
- a CDS encoding BatA domain-containing protein; this encodes MNFLVPAFLAGLAALVVPLVLHLRHRDRDRPQRFPSLMFLEQITIRTEQRQRVSDWPLLLLRLLLLALLVFAFSRPLFRARGVAGTDSRSRAVVLLLDRSQSMGYEGTWARALDSARAVVGRLGTGDRIAVVTYDDQAETRQRLTTDRAAVLASLNGLSPRRRGTRLAPALRAARQLLLDAPFAAAEILVISDLQRAGALGVAGVELPAGVMVRGIPVGPASWENATVHALDARRVVQEARTVLAVKARVRRHGGDAPMERTVHLVINGRDAASRTVPVSAGGETVVTFDPVPAPEGAVAVLVAMSPDALAADDTLVAVVPRDDELGVQLSGGGETLYFERALGIGRAPSVMVSRPGGMPGGNARPAAVRVFWDVLPDATLTPWLEEGGGAIVVVGRRLAERRGSVSPLLPASLAGTADRLSDRGGTLREVRTEHPLFAPFRENADALGAVRMFRYARLDAQPDADVLARFDDGLPAILERQVGNGRLLLLALPLDNTAGDFPLQPAYLPFVRQLVLHTSGRDAAPLWRGTGDRWALPGTLAAPVVESPDGTLLRPTADSLGAAVPLADAGVYRAFASQVGGEPAALLAVNVPTSESVLTPMDTAELLLGVQAGGATVASDSAAQGSAGPQTDEELERRQSPWRVLLLLALVALTLETVLATRGRRGTARRVVAQPSTRPGAERTT
- a CDS encoding MoxR family ATPase, whose protein sequence is MTASLSELDRLDDAALADRLQGAGQRIASELRKVIVGQDAVVEQALVALFAGGNCLLVGVPGLAKTLLISTLARALDLKFSRIQFTPDLMPSDVTGTDVIQDDPATGQRRLAFMPGPVFANVLLADEINRTPPKTQAALLEAMQERRVTVQGRTYELDKPFFVFATQNPIELEGTYPLPEAQLDRFMLEVMLDYLPEEDEVAVVKATTALPPEAVHPVVSKEEILAYQRVVRRLPIADAVTRYAVKLVRCTRPSESGAPDYVKQYVSYGASVRAAQALVLGAKARALLQGRASAGFDDVKALARPVLRHRVLVNFQAQSEKFTTDAMVARLLDSVSVPRSAL
- a CDS encoding DUF4175 family protein — translated: MSPDRQLLVTLHALRRQWRLRVLCESLVWLAVATVLAVVAAWGLLRLFAGNETGPTIARVVGYLLIAVALVRGLIVPLLRRASDERFALYVEEREPSLRQTLLAAVQEAQLPEAQRPSPTLSARVMQRAVAAIRPLESRMALERPRIVRAMQSFGGVVAVAGALLWLGPQSVRDGARVLFVPFGTAQAAVPVRMLAISPGSVSVPRGGAIEVEAGLVGFAASSAELVFRSDSAGNDTGAWQRLPMAPDADSARFRSRLFDIVQRTEYYVESADVRSAVFTLTVNDLPAVSRVSLDLRFPAYSGLPPEKIEDTGDVAAVVGTTVTVRARVTRAVGGGTLRFDDGRTVAMTREGDSALVGAFTVRRSGFYQVDLTTTDGTTVAGAVEYVVDAIPDRAPVVRIEEPGRDTKVLNTDEVTIALQATDDLGVTALELRYRVNGGEEKRVQVTGGARRPRDARGAHTLFLEELSLQPGDLVAYHAVARDGAGLVGSSDVYFLEVRPFGKDYRQSDQRAQQAQQGGGGQPQGDSPDGFVARQRDVVAGTFNWLRDSASTNDKVRRENMTTLAIAEGRLREDVEQLVKRLAERGVAAQDTTFAKIRGELQQAAVELKAAEEQLGRVRGSGALPAEQRALQRLQRAEALYRDVQVQMGGGGGGGGGGGGGQQRAEDLADLFELENDKQRNQYETMQQQRAADPSQPQVDETLEKLRQLASRQQQENERLQRMAEAMRQRLAESGGAAGGASGGSASGGARPGGANGNSSQSGAQRELARQAEEEARRLERLAREQSNPELQRAAEQLQQAADNMRRAATGSAAQGNAALEELNRAARNLEGARASSTSRGVQQLADKARQLEEQQQQIQEAVQGLPEASPSERGQRLQQLSQQKDRLAEEVRRLESEADRLSRSARRDQPKAAGQLSGAADAIRDTRLADKIEFSKQVARNGSGEYAGAFENQIGENIRDVAERLRAARGALQGESAARGQERTLERTRELVAGMESLRDRVADRAQGRPGQPGQQGQQGQQGQPGQPGQQGQQGQQGGNRGGAAQGVARGGGMPGDEPGQGGMAAGAPRSGGGIPRGEATQFAREFRLRRQAAEEVRREAAAQGVSTQDLDRAIQAMRELENTGAFGDPQGLEQLQTALLDRLKDFEFTLYRAAAGSADGRPAVGARATAPAEYRQMVEEYYRALAGAKRKR